From a region of the Cololabis saira isolate AMF1-May2022 chromosome 8, fColSai1.1, whole genome shotgun sequence genome:
- the pfkfb2b gene encoding 6-phosphofructo-2-kinase/fructose-2,6-bisphosphatase 2 isoform X2: MSSTQRDGGLSANPEVRKSDLRLTEKKCSWASYMTNSPTMIVMIGLPARGKTYMSKKLTRYLNWIGVPTKVFNLGVYRREAVRSYKSYDFFRHDNEEAMKIRKQCALVALQDVKAYLTDGGQIAVFDATNTTRERRDLIQAFVKENGFKVFFVESVCDDPDVIAANILEVKVSSPDYPERHRERVMDDFLKRIECYKVTYQPLDPDDYDKDLSFIKVMNVGRRFLVNRVQDYIQSKIVYYLMNIHVHSHSIYLCRHGESDHNMEGRIGGDSELSPRGKQFAHALSGFIDEHNLSDLKVWTSQLRRTIQTAEELGVPYEQWKILNEIDAGVCEEMTYEMIQETFPEEFALRDQDKYHYRYPGGESYQDLVQRLEPVIMELERQGNVLVICHQAVMRCLLAYFLDKGAEDLPYIKCPLHTVLKLTPVAYGCKVEMFYLNVEAVNTHRDRPLGNDPMDSALIHRRNSYTPLSSHDQVKRPRLYSAGNQPWLPLAPTPSALMPEGLQSQESLCEGIDFDSPEETGGCVRF; the protein is encoded by the exons ATGTCAAGCACTCAAAGAGATGGAGGACTCTCCGCAAACCCAGAGGTCAGGAAATCAGACCTGAGACTGACTGAGAAGAAATGCT CATGGGCATCTTATATGACAAACTCTCCAACGATGATCGTGATGATCGGCTTGCCTGCAAGAGGAAAAACCTACATGTCAAAGAAGCTCACGCGTTACCTCAACTGGATAGGAGTCCCAACCAAAG tgttTAACTTGGGCGTGTACCGCAGAGAGGCTGTCAGATCCTACAAGTCCTACGATTTCTTCCGCCATGATAATGAGGAAGCCATGAAAATAAGAAA GCAGTGTGCTCTGGTAGCTCTGCAGGATGTGAAGGCGTACCTGACGGACGGAGGTCAGATCGCA GTTTTTGATGCAACAAACACAACAAGAGAACGACGTGACCTTATACAGGCTTTTGTGAAGGAAAATGGCTTCAAG GTATTCTTTGTGGAGTCTGTGTGTGACGATCCAGATGTCATTGCTGCTAATATTCTG GAAGTAAAAGTCTCCAGTCCAGATTACCCTGAAAGACACAGAGAAAGAGTCATGGATGACTTCCTGAAACGCATCGAGTGCTACAAGGTCACTTACCAACCGTTAGATCCAGATGACTATGAcaa GGACCTTTCTTTTATCAAGGTTATGAATGTGGGCCGGCGTTTCTTGGTTAACCGGGTGCAGGATTACATCCAGAGTAAGATAGTCTACTACCTCATGAACATCCACGTGCACTCACACTCCATCTACCTGTGTCGCCATGGAGAGAGCGACCACAACATGGAGGGACGCATCGGAGGAGACTCTGAACTCTCCCCACGTGGGAAACAG TTTGCACACGCCCTGAGCGGTTTCATCGATGAGCACAACCTGTCGGACTTGAAGGTGTGGACCAGCCAGCTGAGGAGGACCATCCAGACAGCAGAGGAGCTGGGCGTGCCTTACGAACAGTGGAAGATCCTCAACGAGATTGATGCT GGTGTGTGTGAAGAAATGACCTATGAGATGATCCAGGAGACATTCCCAGAGGAGTTTGCTTTGAGGGACCAGGATAAGTACCACTATCGCTACCCAGGAGGAGAG TCCTACCAAGATCTTGTTCAGCGTCTGGAGCCGGTTATCATGGAGTTGGAGAGGCAGGGCAACGTGCTGGTCATCTGCCACCAGGCTGTGATGCGCTGCCTCCTGGCTTACTTCCTGGATAAGGGTGCAG AGGACCTTCCATACATTAAATGTCCACTCCACACAGTGCTCAAGCTCACACCCGTTGCATACG GTtgtaaagtggaaatgttttatCTGAACGTGGAGGCGGTGAACACGCATCGAGACCGGCCACTT GGTAATGATCCAATGGACTCTGCTCTCATACATCGGCGGAATAGTTACACTCCCTTGTCCAGTCACGACCAGGTCAAGCGACCCAGGCTCTACAGCGCGGGCAACCAGCCCTGGCTACCGCTCGCTCCCACCCCATCGGCTCTGATGCCAGAGGGACTGCAAAGCCAA GAGTCCCTGTGTGAGGGAATCGACTTTGACAGCCCCGAAGAAACTGGTGGCTGTGTCCGCTTCTGA
- the pfkfb2b gene encoding 6-phosphofructo-2-kinase/fructose-2,6-bisphosphatase 2 isoform X4, which produces MSSTQRDGGLSANPEVRKSDLRLTEKKCSWASYMTNSPTMIVMIGLPARGKTYMSKKLTRYLNWIGVPTKVFNLGVYRREAVRSYKSYDFFRHDNEEAMKIRKQCALVALQDVKAYLTDGGQIAVFDATNTTRERRDLIQAFVKENGFKVFFVESVCDDPDVIAANILEVKVSSPDYPERHRERVMDDFLKRIECYKVTYQPLDPDDYDKDLSFIKVMNVGRRFLVNRVQDYIQSKIVYYLMNIHVHSHSIYLCRHGESDHNMEGRIGGDSELSPRGKQFAHALSGFIDEHNLSDLKVWTSQLRRTIQTAEELGVPYEQWKILNEIDAGVCEEMTYEMIQETFPEEFALRDQDKYHYRYPGGESYQDLVQRLEPVIMELERQGNVLVICHQAVMRCLLAYFLDKGAEDLPYIKCPLHTVLKLTPVAYGCKVEMFYLNVEAVNTHRDRPLESLCEGIDFDSPEETGGCVRF; this is translated from the exons ATGTCAAGCACTCAAAGAGATGGAGGACTCTCCGCAAACCCAGAGGTCAGGAAATCAGACCTGAGACTGACTGAGAAGAAATGCT CATGGGCATCTTATATGACAAACTCTCCAACGATGATCGTGATGATCGGCTTGCCTGCAAGAGGAAAAACCTACATGTCAAAGAAGCTCACGCGTTACCTCAACTGGATAGGAGTCCCAACCAAAG tgttTAACTTGGGCGTGTACCGCAGAGAGGCTGTCAGATCCTACAAGTCCTACGATTTCTTCCGCCATGATAATGAGGAAGCCATGAAAATAAGAAA GCAGTGTGCTCTGGTAGCTCTGCAGGATGTGAAGGCGTACCTGACGGACGGAGGTCAGATCGCA GTTTTTGATGCAACAAACACAACAAGAGAACGACGTGACCTTATACAGGCTTTTGTGAAGGAAAATGGCTTCAAG GTATTCTTTGTGGAGTCTGTGTGTGACGATCCAGATGTCATTGCTGCTAATATTCTG GAAGTAAAAGTCTCCAGTCCAGATTACCCTGAAAGACACAGAGAAAGAGTCATGGATGACTTCCTGAAACGCATCGAGTGCTACAAGGTCACTTACCAACCGTTAGATCCAGATGACTATGAcaa GGACCTTTCTTTTATCAAGGTTATGAATGTGGGCCGGCGTTTCTTGGTTAACCGGGTGCAGGATTACATCCAGAGTAAGATAGTCTACTACCTCATGAACATCCACGTGCACTCACACTCCATCTACCTGTGTCGCCATGGAGAGAGCGACCACAACATGGAGGGACGCATCGGAGGAGACTCTGAACTCTCCCCACGTGGGAAACAG TTTGCACACGCCCTGAGCGGTTTCATCGATGAGCACAACCTGTCGGACTTGAAGGTGTGGACCAGCCAGCTGAGGAGGACCATCCAGACAGCAGAGGAGCTGGGCGTGCCTTACGAACAGTGGAAGATCCTCAACGAGATTGATGCT GGTGTGTGTGAAGAAATGACCTATGAGATGATCCAGGAGACATTCCCAGAGGAGTTTGCTTTGAGGGACCAGGATAAGTACCACTATCGCTACCCAGGAGGAGAG TCCTACCAAGATCTTGTTCAGCGTCTGGAGCCGGTTATCATGGAGTTGGAGAGGCAGGGCAACGTGCTGGTCATCTGCCACCAGGCTGTGATGCGCTGCCTCCTGGCTTACTTCCTGGATAAGGGTGCAG AGGACCTTCCATACATTAAATGTCCACTCCACACAGTGCTCAAGCTCACACCCGTTGCATACG GTtgtaaagtggaaatgttttatCTGAACGTGGAGGCGGTGAACACGCATCGAGACCGGCCACTT GAGTCCCTGTGTGAGGGAATCGACTTTGACAGCCCCGAAGAAACTGGTGGCTGTGTCCGCTTCTGA
- the pfkfb2b gene encoding 6-phosphofructo-2-kinase/fructose-2,6-bisphosphatase 2 isoform X3, with protein MSSTQRDGGLSANPEVRKSDLRLTEKKCSWASYMTNSPTMIVMIGLPARGKTYMSKKLTRYLNWIGVPTKVFNLGVYRREAVRSYKSYDFFRHDNEEAMKIRKQCALVALQDVKAYLTDGGQIAVFDATNTTRERRDLIQAFVKENGFKVFFVESVCDDPDVIAANILEVKVSSPDYPERHRERVMDDFLKRIECYKVTYQPLDPDDYDKDLSFIKVMNVGRRFLVNRVQDYIQSKIVYYLMNIHVHSHSIYLCRHGESDHNMEGRIGGDSELSPRGKQFAHALSGFIDEHNLSDLKVWTSQLRRTIQTAEELGVPYEQWKILNEIDAGVCEEMTYEMIQETFPEEFALRDQDKYHYRYPGGESYQDLVQRLEPVIMELERQGNVLVICHQAVMRCLLAYFLDKGAEDLPYIKCPLHTVLKLTPVAYGCKVEMFYLNVEAVNTHRDRPLTRIGSSCLSPCVRESTLTAPKKLVAVSASE; from the exons ATGTCAAGCACTCAAAGAGATGGAGGACTCTCCGCAAACCCAGAGGTCAGGAAATCAGACCTGAGACTGACTGAGAAGAAATGCT CATGGGCATCTTATATGACAAACTCTCCAACGATGATCGTGATGATCGGCTTGCCTGCAAGAGGAAAAACCTACATGTCAAAGAAGCTCACGCGTTACCTCAACTGGATAGGAGTCCCAACCAAAG tgttTAACTTGGGCGTGTACCGCAGAGAGGCTGTCAGATCCTACAAGTCCTACGATTTCTTCCGCCATGATAATGAGGAAGCCATGAAAATAAGAAA GCAGTGTGCTCTGGTAGCTCTGCAGGATGTGAAGGCGTACCTGACGGACGGAGGTCAGATCGCA GTTTTTGATGCAACAAACACAACAAGAGAACGACGTGACCTTATACAGGCTTTTGTGAAGGAAAATGGCTTCAAG GTATTCTTTGTGGAGTCTGTGTGTGACGATCCAGATGTCATTGCTGCTAATATTCTG GAAGTAAAAGTCTCCAGTCCAGATTACCCTGAAAGACACAGAGAAAGAGTCATGGATGACTTCCTGAAACGCATCGAGTGCTACAAGGTCACTTACCAACCGTTAGATCCAGATGACTATGAcaa GGACCTTTCTTTTATCAAGGTTATGAATGTGGGCCGGCGTTTCTTGGTTAACCGGGTGCAGGATTACATCCAGAGTAAGATAGTCTACTACCTCATGAACATCCACGTGCACTCACACTCCATCTACCTGTGTCGCCATGGAGAGAGCGACCACAACATGGAGGGACGCATCGGAGGAGACTCTGAACTCTCCCCACGTGGGAAACAG TTTGCACACGCCCTGAGCGGTTTCATCGATGAGCACAACCTGTCGGACTTGAAGGTGTGGACCAGCCAGCTGAGGAGGACCATCCAGACAGCAGAGGAGCTGGGCGTGCCTTACGAACAGTGGAAGATCCTCAACGAGATTGATGCT GGTGTGTGTGAAGAAATGACCTATGAGATGATCCAGGAGACATTCCCAGAGGAGTTTGCTTTGAGGGACCAGGATAAGTACCACTATCGCTACCCAGGAGGAGAG TCCTACCAAGATCTTGTTCAGCGTCTGGAGCCGGTTATCATGGAGTTGGAGAGGCAGGGCAACGTGCTGGTCATCTGCCACCAGGCTGTGATGCGCTGCCTCCTGGCTTACTTCCTGGATAAGGGTGCAG AGGACCTTCCATACATTAAATGTCCACTCCACACAGTGCTCAAGCTCACACCCGTTGCATACG GTtgtaaagtggaaatgttttatCTGAACGTGGAGGCGGTGAACACGCATCGAGACCGGCCACTT ACTCGGATAGGAAGCAGTTGTCT GAGTCCCTGTGTGAGGGAATCGACTTTGACAGCCCCGAAGAAACTGGTGGCTGTGTCCGCTTCTGAGTGA
- the pfkfb2b gene encoding 6-phosphofructo-2-kinase/fructose-2,6-bisphosphatase 2 isoform X1 produces MSSTQRDGGLSANPEVRKSDLRLTEKKCSWASYMTNSPTMIVMIGLPARGKTYMSKKLTRYLNWIGVPTKVFNLGVYRREAVRSYKSYDFFRHDNEEAMKIRKQCALVALQDVKAYLTDGGQIAVFDATNTTRERRDLIQAFVKENGFKVFFVESVCDDPDVIAANILEVKVSSPDYPERHRERVMDDFLKRIECYKVTYQPLDPDDYDKDLSFIKVMNVGRRFLVNRVQDYIQSKIVYYLMNIHVHSHSIYLCRHGESDHNMEGRIGGDSELSPRGKQFAHALSGFIDEHNLSDLKVWTSQLRRTIQTAEELGVPYEQWKILNEIDAGVCEEMTYEMIQETFPEEFALRDQDKYHYRYPGGESYQDLVQRLEPVIMELERQGNVLVICHQAVMRCLLAYFLDKGAEDLPYIKCPLHTVLKLTPVAYGCKVEMFYLNVEAVNTHRDRPLGNDPMDSALIHRRNSYTPLSSHDQVKRPRLYSAGNQPWLPLAPTPSALMPEGLQSQTRIGSSCLSPCVRESTLTAPKKLVAVSASE; encoded by the exons ATGTCAAGCACTCAAAGAGATGGAGGACTCTCCGCAAACCCAGAGGTCAGGAAATCAGACCTGAGACTGACTGAGAAGAAATGCT CATGGGCATCTTATATGACAAACTCTCCAACGATGATCGTGATGATCGGCTTGCCTGCAAGAGGAAAAACCTACATGTCAAAGAAGCTCACGCGTTACCTCAACTGGATAGGAGTCCCAACCAAAG tgttTAACTTGGGCGTGTACCGCAGAGAGGCTGTCAGATCCTACAAGTCCTACGATTTCTTCCGCCATGATAATGAGGAAGCCATGAAAATAAGAAA GCAGTGTGCTCTGGTAGCTCTGCAGGATGTGAAGGCGTACCTGACGGACGGAGGTCAGATCGCA GTTTTTGATGCAACAAACACAACAAGAGAACGACGTGACCTTATACAGGCTTTTGTGAAGGAAAATGGCTTCAAG GTATTCTTTGTGGAGTCTGTGTGTGACGATCCAGATGTCATTGCTGCTAATATTCTG GAAGTAAAAGTCTCCAGTCCAGATTACCCTGAAAGACACAGAGAAAGAGTCATGGATGACTTCCTGAAACGCATCGAGTGCTACAAGGTCACTTACCAACCGTTAGATCCAGATGACTATGAcaa GGACCTTTCTTTTATCAAGGTTATGAATGTGGGCCGGCGTTTCTTGGTTAACCGGGTGCAGGATTACATCCAGAGTAAGATAGTCTACTACCTCATGAACATCCACGTGCACTCACACTCCATCTACCTGTGTCGCCATGGAGAGAGCGACCACAACATGGAGGGACGCATCGGAGGAGACTCTGAACTCTCCCCACGTGGGAAACAG TTTGCACACGCCCTGAGCGGTTTCATCGATGAGCACAACCTGTCGGACTTGAAGGTGTGGACCAGCCAGCTGAGGAGGACCATCCAGACAGCAGAGGAGCTGGGCGTGCCTTACGAACAGTGGAAGATCCTCAACGAGATTGATGCT GGTGTGTGTGAAGAAATGACCTATGAGATGATCCAGGAGACATTCCCAGAGGAGTTTGCTTTGAGGGACCAGGATAAGTACCACTATCGCTACCCAGGAGGAGAG TCCTACCAAGATCTTGTTCAGCGTCTGGAGCCGGTTATCATGGAGTTGGAGAGGCAGGGCAACGTGCTGGTCATCTGCCACCAGGCTGTGATGCGCTGCCTCCTGGCTTACTTCCTGGATAAGGGTGCAG AGGACCTTCCATACATTAAATGTCCACTCCACACAGTGCTCAAGCTCACACCCGTTGCATACG GTtgtaaagtggaaatgttttatCTGAACGTGGAGGCGGTGAACACGCATCGAGACCGGCCACTT GGTAATGATCCAATGGACTCTGCTCTCATACATCGGCGGAATAGTTACACTCCCTTGTCCAGTCACGACCAGGTCAAGCGACCCAGGCTCTACAGCGCGGGCAACCAGCCCTGGCTACCGCTCGCTCCCACCCCATCGGCTCTGATGCCAGAGGGACTGCAAAGCCAA ACTCGGATAGGAAGCAGTTGTCT GAGTCCCTGTGTGAGGGAATCGACTTTGACAGCCCCGAAGAAACTGGTGGCTGTGTCCGCTTCTGAGTGA
- the yod1 gene encoding ubiquitin thioesterase OTU1 — MTSRRTATSVPQFERIVGPAGRMLRLRCKTKNGSHIMQGLTHQSCVLELKRKVEELTGIPCDVQKIMVGYPPSSLDLRNGDAHLKDYPIKSGDTLIVEEEKNKPKLQNTPIVKSPHLEASPVLARRVVPADNSCLFTSVYYVVEGGVYEPTCAPEMRGLIAQIVSSDPAAYSEAVLGKTNEEYCAWIKRDDTWGGAIEVSILSKFYQCEICVVDTQTVRVDRFGEDAGYHKRVMLIYDGIHYDPLQKEIPGSDTPPQTIFSTTDDIILAQALELADEARRKRQFTDVNRFALRCMVCQTGLVGQKEAREHAKETGHTNFGEV, encoded by the exons ATGACGTCACGACGCACGGCGACGTCAGTTCCTCAGTTCGAGCGCATCGTCGGTCCGGCAG GCAGGATGTTGCGGCTTCGCTGTAAGACCAAAAATGGGAGCCACATAATGCAGGGTTTGACTCATCAGTCCTGTGTGCTGGAGTTGAAGAGGAAGGTGGAGGAGCTGACAGGGATACCTTGTGACGTGCAAAAAATAATGGTTGGTTACCCACCATCCAGCCTTGATCTTCGAAATGGAGATGCTCATCTAAAGGACTACCCAATCAAATCAG GAGACACACTCATTGTTgaggaagagaaaaacaagCCAAAGCTTCAGAATACACCCATTGTGAAATCACCACACCTGGAAGCCTCACCTGTGCTGGCACGTCGAGTTGTCCCAGCGGACAACTCCTGCCTTTTCACCAGCGTTTATTATGTCGTGGAGGGGGGAGTGTACGAACCCACTTGTGCCCCAGAGATGCGTGGCCTTATTGCCCAGATAGTGTCGAGTGACCCTGCGGCTTACTCTGAAGCGGTGCTGGGAAAAACCAACGAGGAGTACTGCGCTTGGATAAAACGCGACGATACCTGGGGAGGTGCGATCGAGGTCTCCATCCTGTCCAAGTTTTACCAGTGTGAGATCTGTGTGGTAGACACTCAGACTGTCCGAGTAGATAGATTCGGGGAGGATGCCGGCTACCACAAACGCGTGATGCTCATCTATGACGGTATCCATTACGACCCGCTGCAGAAAGAGATCCCCGGTTCCGACACGCCGCCTCAAACTATCTTCTCCACCACAGATGACATAATCTTGGCCCAGGCCCTTGAATTGGCGGACGAAGCTCGCCGCAAGCGGCAGTTCACAGACGTTAACCGCTTTGCGTTGCGCTGCATGGTATGCCAGACGGGCCTGGTGGGACAAAAGGAGGCCCGTGAGCATGCCAAGGAAACGGGCCACACCAATTTTGGGGAAGTGTGA
- the zgc:158258 gene encoding specifically androgen-regulated gene protein, which produces MPKSDTWPGGTGMETMTSMDSAGSCDSVVSGNSGCSDDSLDYLSAEEKACIMFLEETIESLDAEEDSGLSNDEPDQLPNFGNLQTKLADLSASMSKSKFNSSEKPASREQIKKNVDTHPMQSYLVPTPLIVASSSLGSGTCTKPVSPTGMSQFMPKNYRSAHKHNEKPPPIPSEVNVAVPASTKPKDPSFRTAEVPLLRGPLSYDALNHLRRNASTKKTPLCPSVDHTIEFDKRHSAAVKDPNFGNFQRSEKFQSEVSKSKTEPPVVPPKPTKIPVNIPGKTQIEGNAASHFSNSVKHSTDPKVVRLEALQKLGLLKDEEPEDGVVGPPPPPPKSYPSLDPTSKRFARDPFRCNPSRSPSCYFSQGPTEPKSKVLHTSASFQYHTRHDQQPLSESLPPAQSSVLKRAGLERSTSLDYHAINGNAPEPQRSFLAKPVKTTTTDKPASEKPSNSVGYTVMVVPGMGADRKEALRKLGLLKN; this is translated from the exons ATGCCCAAAAGCGATACCTGGCCAGGTGGCACCGGAATGGAGACTATGACTAGCATGGACAGCGCTGGAAGCTGCGACAGTGTTGTCAGTGGCAATTCTGGCTGT AGCGATGATAGTCTAGATTACCTGTCTGCGGAGGAAAAGGCTTGTATCATGTTTCTGGAAGAGACTATTGAGTCTTTGGATGCCGAGGAGGATAGTGGACTATCCAACGATGAACCTGACCAACTGCCCAATTTTGGAAACCTGCAAACCAAACTCGCTGACCTCTCAGCCTCTATGAGCAAAAGCAAGTTCAACA gttcagaGAAACCTGCTTCCAGGGaacaaatcaagaaaaatgttgaCACTCATCCCATGCAGAGCTACCTGGTTCCGACCCCTCTTATTGTGGCAAGCAGTTCTCTGGGTTCTGGTACCTGTACCAAACCGGTCTCTCCTACAGGGATGTCTCAGTTCATGCCGAAGAATTACAGATCTGCTCACAAACACAACGAAAAACCTCCACCAATACCTTCAGAGGTTAATGTCGCGGTACCCGCCTCCACAAAACCCAAAGACCCTTCATTCAGGACAGCTGAAGTTCCTTTACTTAGAGGACCTCTGTCCTACGATGCACTAAATCATTTACGGAGGAATGCCTCCACAAAGAAGACACCTTTATGTCCTTCAGTGGACCACACCATAGAGTTTGATAAACGTCATTCTGCCGCAGTGAAAGACCCGAACTTTGGAAATTTCCAAAGATCTGAAAAATTCCAGTCTGAGGTCTCCAAGTCTAAGACAGAGCCCCCCGTTGTCCCCCCAAAACCCACCAAAATTCCTGTAAACATTCCTGGGAAAACCCAAATTGAAGGAAACGCAGCGTCACATTTTTCAAACAGTGTCAAGCATTCAACGGATCCCAAAGTAGTGAGACTTGAAGCTTTGCAGAAGCTTGGTCTCTTAAAAGACGAAGAGCCAGAAGACGGGGTGGTaggtccacctcctcctcctcctaaaTCTTACCCTTCTTTGGATCCAACATCCAAAAGGTTCGCCAGAGATCCATTTCGTTGTAATCCTTCAAGAAGCCCATCGTGTTACTTCTCTCAGGGTCCCACAGAACCCAAAAGTAAAGTTCTCCACACCAGTGCCAGTTTCCAATACCACACCAGACACGACCAGCAGCCTCTGTCAGAATCCCTTCCCCCTGCTCAGTCCAGTGTGTTGAAGAGAGCCGGTCTGGAGCGCTCTACTAGTCTTGACTACCACGCAATCAACGGAAACGCTCCTGAACCACAACGCAGCTTCTTAGCAAAGCCGGTGAAAACCACAACGACGGATAAGCCTGCATCTGAAAAACCCTCAAACTCAGTGGGATATACTGTGATGGTGGTGCCGGGGATGGGCGCCGATCGCAAGGAGGCTCTCAGAAAGCTTGGACTGCTGAAGAACTGA